One window of Sardina pilchardus chromosome 2, fSarPil1.1, whole genome shotgun sequence genomic DNA carries:
- the LOC134068522 gene encoding uncharacterized protein LOC134068522 has translation MEENNAQRPLLFMLTYLLMKRRRDLNSVDVERRNEIQRRSRLRQYFLQKQKRTLMMLLTQSSQSCSCPIPTRVWSNTESTDWWERVVMREFQPADWLEKFRMSKETFFFVCGKLKVRLTRQDTRLRPALPLEKRVAVALWRLATNVEYRTISELFGVGRSTVCKCVREVCHAIVVLLKPLYLCTPSEQELEDAAKLFQTRWGFPHCVGVLGSLHVPIIAPSSNTDSYWNSQGWLSVVMQAAVNGLGHFWDVCAGFPGGTEHVAILQNSTLWAQACEGGLAPSPPRSFMGRPLGYLMLGDAGYPLRSWLLKCYPERPQITASQQTFNRRLLRAHSVLDVALLRLRARWQCLHKRNDCGLDVVPTMVLACCILHNICEVHGDTFVEDWVDVVRHGECPQPADTLSPSVGEDEVEEVRGLYCEYFQQQEQEHSQPN, from the exons ATGGAGGAGAACAATGCACAGAGACCCCTTTTGTTTATGCTAACCTACTTGCTAATGAAGCGTCGAAGAGATCTTAACAGTGTGGATGTTGAGAGACGGAATGAAATCCAGAGACGATCAAGGCTCAGGCAATATTTTTTACAGAAGCAGAAGAGGACCCTGATG ATGCTCCTCACTCAGAGCAGTCAGAGTTGTTCCTGTCCAATCCCTACACGTGTCTGGAGCAACACTGAGAGCACCGACTGGTGGGAACGTGTGGTCATGCGTGAGTTCCAGCCTGCAGATTGGTTGGAGAAGTTCCGTATGAGCAAGGAAACATTTTTCTTCGTGTGCGGGAAGCTGAAAGTGCGGTTGACCCGGCAGGACACCCGCCTGCGGCCTGCGTTGCCCCTGGAGAAGCGCGTTGCCGTGGCTCTTTGGCGCCTGGCCACCAATGTCGAGTACCGCACCATCAGTGAGCTGTTTGGGGTGGGCCGCTCCACGGTCTGCAAGTGTGTCAGGGAGGTCTGTCACGCCATCGTGGTGCTGCTCAAGCCTCTGTACCTGTGCACGCCCAgtgagcaggagctggaggacgCCGCAAAGCTCTTCCAGACGCGCTGGGGCTTTCCGCACTGCGTGGGGGTCCTGGGGAGCCTCCACGTGCCCATCATCGCGCCCTCCAGCAACACGGACAGCTACTGGAACTCGCAGGGCTGGCTGTCTGTGGTCATGCAAGCTGCCGTCAACGGCCTCGGGCACTTCTGGGACGTCTGCGCGGGCTTTCCTGGCGGCACGGAGCACGTGGCCATCCTGCAGAACTCCACCCTCTGGGCGCAGGCCTGCGAAGGTGGTCTTGCGCCGAGCCCTCCCAGGAGCTTCATGGGACGGCCCCTCGGGTACCTGATGCTGGGGGACGCTGGGTACCCCTTGCGGAGCTGGTTGCTCAAATGCTACCCTGAGCGCCCGCAGATCACTGCCAGCCAGCAGACATTCAACCGGAGGCTCCTGCGTGCGCACAGCGTCCTCGATGTGGCACTGTTGCGCTTGCGGGCGCGCTGGCAGTGCCTCCACAAGCGCAATGACTGCGGGCTGGATGTCGTGCCCACCATGGTGCTGGCCTGTTGCATCCTGCACAACATCTGCGAGGTGCACGGGGACACGTTTGTGGAGGATTGGGTAGATGTGGTGAGGCATGGGGAGTGTCCTCAGCCCGCAGACACACTGTCCCCCTCAGTCGGGGAGGATGAAGTAGAGGAGGTGCGGGGACTCTACTGTGAGTACTTTCAGCAGCAGGAGCAAGAACATTCTCAGCCAAACTAA